The genomic region TCCAGGTGGATGCGGTGCTGCGCGAGTGTGAGAGGTTTTACGACTGCTATGTCCACCGGCTGAAGTTCGTCGAGAGCGGACACTCCGTCGCGGACAAGTACAAAATCCTCGTCATCGTCTTCGGCGGGGACGACGGAACCGCTTATGGCGGGGCGGACGGCTCTTTGGGGAAGCTGTGGGCGCCAGCCGTCCGCATCAGCCGCCCGCCCTACGGCGCCGTGGCGCACGAACTGGGGCATACCTTCCAGTCGTTCGTGCATACCGACGGGGCGGCGGGGTTCAGCAACACATCGCACGCCATCTTCGAGATGACGTCGCAGTTTATGCTCTGGCAGGTCTACCCGGAATGGATGACCTTCGAGAATTACCATCTGGTGAACTACTTGAAGAACACGCACCTGGCGTTTCTCCACGAGGCGAACCAGTACTGTTCTCCCTATGTCCTGGAGTACTGGTCCAGCCGCCACGGCGTGGATTTCGTCGGGAAGCTTTGGCGTGAGGCGCGTCCGGGAGAGGATCCCGTGATGGCCTACCAGCGGCTGACGGGACTGAGCCAGTCGCAGTTCAATGATGAGATGTTCGATGCGGCGCGCCGGTTCATCACCTGGGATCTGAAACGGATCGAAAAGGTGGCCCATCCGTACGCCAACCAGCATCGGAGCGCGCTGAACCCGGTGGAGGACGGCTGGTATCGCATCGCGGAAAGCAACTGTCCCCAAAACTATGGTTACAACGGGATTCGACTGAAGGTCCCCGCCGCCGGAACTCAGGTCGCCCTGAACTTCAAAGGCGTCGCCGGCGCTCCGGGCTTCCAGGCTGTCCATACCGAGCGGGCTGGCTGGCGGTACGGGTTTCTAGCGGTGAAGCAGGACGGCCGACGCGTTTACGGCCCGGCGTTCTCCGATGTCTCCGGCGTTCACCAGTTCACCGTCCCCGCCCAAACGGCGTTCCTCTGGCTGGTAGTCAGCGGGGCGCCGACAGAGCACTGGACTCACTTGACGGATAAGACGGCCGGCGAGCAATGGCCCTACCAGATCCAGCTCATCGGGACGTCGCCCGACGACACGATGATCGTCCACTGAATACGATCCGCTTCTCCGCGCTCCCTATTCTTTCCCTTCCAGCGCATTACCCGTGGAGGAGCGGCGGAACTCCGATGGCGATAATCGGTATCGGCGCTTGAATTGCTTCGAGAAGTAAAAGGGGTCCGCGAAACCGGTGCGGGCGGCGATCTCCGAGATGCTGAGGTGCAGGTCCTGCAAAAGATGCGCCGCCCGGCGCAGGCGAAAATCCAGGACGTAATCGATGGGTGACGAGCCAAAGCAGGCTTTGAACTCCGCGCTAAAGTGGCCGATGGAGAGCTGAGCGACCTCCGCGAGGTCCGTGAGTGTCACCGATTGCGCGATATTATCCTCAATATACTGAAGCACGGCCAGCAGCCGATTGCGCCGCAATCCTTCCTGCCCATCCTCCCCCAGCCCGCGTCTTAACTGCGACATCCAGATACTGAAGTGGCTTTTCAAAATCACCGGATCTGGCTGCGCGTGCGTCTTCAATTCCGTCAAAATCGCCTGCAAGTGCCAATCGATCAGCGCGGCGTTCTTTAGCTGCACCGGACGATCCAGCGCGAGGCTGCTATACTGGATGATCTCGTCCGCCTCCGGGCCGTCGAGATGGATCCACGAGTGGCTCCACGATCCTTCCTGACTTCCGTAGAGATGCTCCGTATTCGGCCCCCAGATGACGAACATATTGGGCGGATAGGCCAGCATTTGCCCCTCGACGAAAAGCCGGGCGGCTGTGTGAAAATGCATAAAAATGTAGTCCGCAGTCGCGCTGTGATGGACAATGCGCGGCCCCATGCGTTCGTGAAGGCCGAGCGCCGGCACGAAAACCGGGGG from Capsulimonas corticalis harbors:
- a CDS encoding DUF6055 domain-containing protein; this encodes MKVQNPGRRVFCAACFQSLVAVTLAGGGSPPAVAASRSPKNPAAKRLYLPDEIWMVPKGNDFTDDRSEFSHQRKAESPNFALFWAKEYGSDPSLNSDPAKRFQVDAVLRECERFYDCYVHRLKFVESGHSVADKYKILVIVFGGDDGTAYGGADGSLGKLWAPAVRISRPPYGAVAHELGHTFQSFVHTDGAAGFSNTSHAIFEMTSQFMLWQVYPEWMTFENYHLVNYLKNTHLAFLHEANQYCSPYVLEYWSSRHGVDFVGKLWREARPGEDPVMAYQRLTGLSQSQFNDEMFDAARRFITWDLKRIEKVAHPYANQHRSALNPVEDGWYRIAESNCPQNYGYNGIRLKVPAAGTQVALNFKGVAGAPGFQAVHTERAGWRYGFLAVKQDGRRVYGPAFSDVSGVHQFTVPAQTAFLWLVVSGAPTEHWTHLTDKTAGEQWPYQIQLIGTSPDDTMIVH
- a CDS encoding AraC family transcriptional regulator, with the translated sequence MQTSELWYAPPHYFPSGAQEPPVFVPALGLHERMGPRIVHHSATADYIFMHFHTAARLFVEGQMLAYPPNMFVIWGPNTEHLYGSQEGSWSHSWIHLDGPEADEIIQYSSLALDRPVQLKNAALIDWHLQAILTELKTHAQPDPVILKSHFSIWMSQLRRGLGEDGQEGLRRNRLLAVLQYIEDNIAQSVTLTDLAEVAQLSIGHFSAEFKACFGSSPIDYVLDFRLRRAAHLLQDLHLSISEIAARTGFADPFYFSKQFKRRYRLSPSEFRRSSTGNALEGKE